In Allomuricauda ruestringensis DSM 13258, the following proteins share a genomic window:
- a CDS encoding membrane protein, producing MVKRKTAVKIRKAHRYLGIFLGIQFIMWTASGLYFSWTDIDEIHGDHFRNMDYEPVAFDGLIGLSQINIPAKISSLSLKEIAGKPYYWINNEYLVDAKNGNIKEGISEVEALAVAERQMSPDLNVKGVEVIDETDKHHEYREKKLPAYVITYDSPENIKAYVSVADGSFQTVRHRNWRWFDFLWMTHTMDYESRDDFNTTLLRAFSLLGLITVLSGFLLWFTSSPTMRKVIKRKK from the coding sequence ATGGTAAAACGAAAAACAGCGGTTAAAATTAGAAAGGCCCACAGGTATTTGGGGATATTCTTGGGCATTCAATTCATCATGTGGACAGCTAGTGGGCTCTACTTTAGCTGGACAGATATTGACGAAATCCATGGGGACCATTTTAGGAACATGGATTATGAGCCCGTAGCTTTTGATGGACTCATTGGGCTTTCACAGATTAATATTCCCGCTAAAATAAGTTCGTTGAGCCTAAAGGAAATAGCGGGCAAACCGTATTACTGGATCAATAATGAATATTTGGTAGATGCTAAAAACGGGAACATAAAAGAAGGTATTTCGGAAGTAGAAGCCCTAGCTGTTGCTGAGCGTCAAATGTCACCGGATTTAAATGTCAAAGGGGTTGAGGTAATCGATGAGACCGATAAGCATCATGAGTATAGGGAAAAGAAATTGCCCGCCTATGTGATTACGTATGATTCACCGGAAAATATTAAGGCCTATGTTTCGGTGGCCGATGGATCTTTTCAAACGGTTCGGCATCGGAATTGGAGATGGTTCGATTTTCTTTGGATGACCCACACGATGGATTATGAAAGCAGGGATGATTTTAATACAACTTTGCTTCGTGCTTTTTCCCTGTTGGGATTGATTACCGTATTGAGCGGATTTTTGCTTTGGTTTACCTCGTCGCCAACGATGAGAAAAGTTATAAAACGAAAAAAATAG